Below is a window of Populus alba chromosome 2, ASM523922v2, whole genome shotgun sequence DNA.
CTGAAGCTtgattattttctctctctttttaggCTGTTCATACTATGCAGCTCGCTCCATGGCAGATGATGCACAGTTGGTTTTCTGTCCGTACAATTACATAATTAATCCAGTCATTCGAGGAGCAATGGAAGTAGACATTATAGGAGCCATACTTGTTCTTGATGAAGCCCAGTACGTATTGCAATTTTCTGTTCAATTGCTGAAATGTTATACATGATTTGCCACGTGATCCTGAATGGCTAATTTGTGGTTGGATTTCTTTGTTCAAGTGAGTTTCTCCAGTTTTATTTCTGTATAGGCACTACATGATACCCTGAATGTTTCTGGACATGCAGCAACATAGAAGACATTGCTCGTGATGCTGGTAGTGTGGATGTTGAAGAAGATGTCTTGCAAAGTAGGTCATTGACTTgcaaacatttgattttttttttatttttttttatctctgttgcttattattgttgtattgccaaaGAATTGCAGACCGAATTGCAGGAACTCTGTCCAGTTGATCCCATGATTTACCAACCATTATATGAAATGGCACAGGTAATTGTTTGAGTTATTGTGATTCGCGATTCTGTTTCTGCAGTCTTATAAGTCATTTTAATTGCCATTGCTATATGCTATGAATGCACAGGACTTGTTAAGTTGGATTGAACGGAGGAAAAATAAGCTGGAGAAGCGTGAATTTCAGCACTACTGCTCTTGGTAAGTAATTTTGTCTAACGTTTTATACTTACTACTATCTATATGTTTCTACATTCAATTTTATGTATTAATGATATCTTCCATCTTTCTGAAGTTCTATTCAGATTTGTTTTGGTGATGGAGGCCTTTTGCACTTATTAGTTTCTCTTGCTCCCATGTGTTATAGTTGGGCTGGTGACAAGGCTTTGAGGGAGTTCCAAGAAGCCAATATTTCACAGCAGTGCTTCCCAATCTTGCTGGATTGTGCTAAACAGGTTTTTTTCCTCCTAATTGTATAATGCCTTTTGAGTTTGACACGCCATTCACTTTCTTCTCACCATTTGCACCGTTCATCAATCTAATTTGCTGCAGGCTATCAAAGCTGCAACAGATACGGAAGCAGAGGTCTCTCATTTAAGTGGCATGTCGGTGGTATTATTGGAAGGTTGAGCTTCATACTCTGCTTATTTTACTTGCTCAAAAAACTTGGTATTCTAATTAACTGCTTTTTAAAATGCCAAACAGGGTTATTCTCTTCACTCACTTATTTCTTCTCAAGAAATGGATGTCAGGTATCTGATTTTCAGCTTGCTTTGCGGCGATATGTTAAAAGAGATGGAAGTAAGTGATCAGCTGGTTGTTTTGTCAACTTGTTGTTGGTTAGTGTACAATGCACAATGCACAATATATTTGCTTATCAATTTATAACATAGTAGTATATTTATTAGCTGATGAAGATTAGTAGGCTAAATTTCtcatttgtaatattttaaagttGAAAGGAACAGGAAGAAGATTAGCAggttaaatttagtttaatgCCAATTGTTAAAGCTATCTTTCAAATAGCACAGGAGTATTTGTTTAGAGAGATTATATTTGCAGGTTATAAGGAATCAAGTACTTGGTACTCCCTGAAAGCTTTCTGTTTTAAGCTCTGTTTAGTAAACTCAATGAGACTACTTTCAAAATTCTGTTGTGTTCCCACACTTCCAGATGCTGCATTAAAAGAATCCAATGATAATACTCCTGTGACTGTTGCTGGTTTTGCTAGAAAACAAACTCATGCTCTCATATTCTTTTTGTAGACAACGAGTGAGAAATAATCTATCATTTTGCTATTGTTCAAATCGTGCATGCAGAAAAGGCTGGTGACTGGACTTGTACTTTAAGTTTGTGGTGCTTGAATCCAGCTGTCGTGTTCAAAGACATAGCTGATCTTTCTTTGTCAGTCATTTTAACATCAGGGTAAGCTGGAGATATAAAAACCATGTTTTGTCCCTGCAGTtcatataaatcaattaatcaaaGTAGTATTACTAAGGCAAACACTCGTCTATGGTTTCTGTTCTCTAGGACTTTGTCACCAATGAATTCTTTCTCATCTGAACTTGGGGTTCAGTTTGGAACTTGTCTGGAAGCTCCGCATGTAGTTGATGTTGAATCGCAGGTTTGATTACCCCATCCTTTTGTACTTTGCTGTTATAGTTGGTTCCATTTTCAGGTACAAGCTATCAATTTTTTACTGCAGGTGTGTGTTTCTGTAATATCGACCAGTCCTGATAATTATCCATTGAATGCGAGTTACAAAACAGCAGATTGTTATACCTTCCAGGTGCCCGTGCATTTTATCATTGATCTTTAATGATCCAGAGTGAATTCCTTTCCATATATTAATAAGTTTCCATGATAATTGGTTGTGCAGGATGCCCTTGGCAAATCGTTGGAGGAAATCTGCAAGATTGTTCCTGCAGGCTCTCTCGTGTTCTTCCCTAGCTATAAGCTGATGGAAAAGCTGAGCAATCGTTGGCGTGAAACAGGCCAATGGTCGCGATTAAATGCAAGAAAGCCCCTCTTTGTTGGTAACACATATTACTGATTGCATAAAAGTTTTTTCTGTACTTTCAGTTACCATTTTGTGTTGTGTTAGAGATGCCTCATTATTTGGCATCTGTGCTTGAGCTATGTTTTCCTGGCTGTCTCCATGGAATTCCTGTAGTTGGCTTGCAAATTACTTTATCTTGATTATTGCAGAGCCCAGAGGAGGAAGCCAGGAGGATTTTGACTCGATTTTGAAGGGTTATTATGACTGCATTCGTCGAGACAAAAGACCTGCTCTTGGGAGAAAGAGAAAGGTCAAAAAAGTGGATGCCAATCATTTAGATGGAACTGAATCAACTGACAATTCTGAGAAAGGAGGAGCTTCATTTCTTGCTGTTTGTCGAGGAAAGGTATGCCAACTTTTATGCCGAGGACTCCTATAATCAGCCAGTTGGAGTATTCGTGAAGGGTTAGGAGCTAAGTCCATTTTGGTGTCGTTAGCTAGGAAGAACATTGCTATAATACTGACcagattttgttgtctttggATTGAAGGATTTTTAGCCTGGGCTTTAATGTTTGCATTGGTGGAATTTTTGtgagcatggttaaacatgctGCAAATGATAATTTAGCGCATTAAGTTATTCAAAATGATTGCAATTCCAACGTCTTCAATTCTAAATAGTGCATTATTTTCAAGTTCATGGGAATCATTATGCTATTATGTTGCTGTTAAGCTCTTTCAAATTCACATACCACCTCTCTCTCCATGCTTATGCTAAATTGTTGTGTTGTTCTCGCAGGTTTCAGAAGGAATAGACTTTTCTGATGATTATGCTCGGGTAGTTGTATCCTTCAGTGttgtttgaaatataattaccCGCATTTCTCTACTTTTCTTTAATCTGAGTTGGGTTCTTGGTGCTTCTTGAGTTAATGGAATATCTACTGTGTGCAGATtgttgttcttgtgggattgtCACAGGTTTAAGTGAACTTGATTTTAGGGATGATAATGGGTCCTTATAGTTGGTTTGTCAGTGTCATTGTGAATATCTTCTCCTTCTTTGTCATGGTAAGACCATTTCATTGAATTTGAACCACTATTGCTTTTCAACCTGGATGGGTGTTTTACCTTTAACTGTGAAAACCTCAGATAGTAGTTGGCATTCCATTTCCAAACATGTAAGAATTCTTACAAGCtctgaaaactttttaaaacaacaattttaattttttttcagatttgcTTATTGATATTGACATGTTTTATCAGAAATGATATTCAAGTTGGTTTGAAGAAGAAATATAATGATGCATACAAAACGTCCAAAAACCTTCTTGGTGGAAATGAGTGGTACTGTCAACAAGCCTTTCGAGCTCTCAATCAAGCTGTTGGTATGCCATTTGATTAGCTTTACAATTAATGCTTTCCATTTGGCTTGAAATAAAGCATACATATAATCCACAagccttctctctttctctaattTCTCCTCTTTGACTACACCTACTAtctcctctttttcttctttccaacTAGTAACTCCCTTGTGTTTCTTCAGTTGGATACTCATTGTTTTCTCTATATCTCCCTCTTTTTGTTGTCTAAAATTCAAGCATTATCTGATAATTGCAAAATATGATTAATGAATTTGGGTATAATTCTTCATTTGAATTCATGCAGGACGCTGTATACGGCATAAGTTTGACTATGGGTCCATCATCCTATTAGGTAATTCATTTGATTGACCATTGATCAATGATTCCCCCCCCCTGTTACTGAAAATATCTTTATGATTTGACAGCACTTTGCTGTTGtctctgttatttttttgatgtggcTTTTATTTCATTGGCAAGCAGATGAGCGTTATAAGGAAGAACGGAATAGAGTATACATCTCGAAATGGCTAAGGAAATCGATTCAACAGTACAACAACTTTGACATGTCTCTAGAAGGATTGAGATCCTTTTTCAGGAATGCCAAGGTCTTCTGTTTATCTTCATGTGTTTTGCATTTAATTAAGGAATTCCATCATCCTTCCATGGTCTAATCAGCAGGTGAATGATAATATTGTTTGTGGTCTCTGCTTCAACTTATTTGCAGGAGAAGGTTGGCAAGAATATGGAAGAATTCTTGCTGAATTCTGATGCTAACAAGGAGAAAAATATCCCTCGAATGGATCAAATCGTAGGGcacacaagaaacaaaagtcAGAAACGGAGCAATTCTGATCAGTATGGAGAGAAAATAGTCTCTTTGACAAAGTGTGAAGGTGCTGTTTCAAAACTGAAGTCCCAAGATGATGTTGAAGTACAAGCTTCTATTCAAATAGACGATGAGTTGGAAAGCTCTCAAGAAATCATTGACCTAGAGTGTGATTCCCATATAGGTTCAAGGTAAATGACTTGCCCTGTTATTTCGTCATGTTTTTGTTATCTTTGCAAGTAATGTAATTAGCTACTAGCAGGCACTATGGTCTCATGCATTATTTAGAAGATTTCAGTTCCAATTATTGTGCTGTACTAGCAAGTTAGGTATTCATATTGCAACTGGTAGTACTGGTTACAAGCATTAACCAGGTTTATTGCCCATGAACATAGTCTTATCATGCAAGTGCCAACAAGCTCAAGAAAATagacaatgaaaaaaaacaatcatggaACTTCGGCTAGTGGattgcattttaaaaactacACCCAGCAGATAGAATAATACAAATGACCTATCCTCATTCAGTCAAGAACGAAACTAAATTCTTGAATTCCCTTGCAAAAAATATGGTCTGATGGAACATATTGGATTCCCCTTCAGGTGCTCTGAGGCATCTTTTCATGAAGATCCAGAAATAACCCTTGTCGAGGAAACCCCTGGCATGGGTGAATGTGGAGCTGCAGCTAGTCCGGGATTCTTCTCAAAGGATGGCAACTCTAGCTCAACCATGATGCAGGCCCCTAATGAGCTTGCAGATCAAGGGCTAGTCTCTTTGGTGTCTGTGACAAACCAAAGTGCTGCTCCGGACAAATCTCAGTGTTCAATGTTGGTTACTCCTGAAAAAGAGTTAACTATAACTACCTGCAACCTGAGACCAGAAGTAGAGTCATCTTTGAATCTAAGTGTTAATTCTCATACACAGAAACGGAGGAAGTCCATGGACTTATCATTAATAAACCTTCGAGGAGAACAATCTGATACCTCCTATGCTGAAACTCCTGGCTGTGTTAGTTTCACTAGAAGCTCAGTCACTAGTGGAGACACAAATCGCAGGATTGTATTTGGTTTGGAGACAAACTGTAGAGAACGTCTATCTACCAAGCATGCTTCTCGATTGCTGCCTAATTCTTGTGCCACTTCATGTGCATCTTCCGATTCTCTCATGGACAAGAGATTGCAAATTTCCTGCTCCCTCTGCAAAAGCCCATTGGGTCGTCCTGAGAACAACCTGTATGTTGAGTGCTCTTTGACTTCTTCATCAAAGGTTCACCTAGCGTCTCTTGTGAAAGAAAGAATGGAGCGTTGTGCCAAGAACAAGTCAAAATGTGTACCAGTTCTCGTGACTGACATCTCATCAGTTGATCAGCGTCTCTGCAATATTGCTCTTCAAGATGCCCGGCAAAAAGGAGTCTGGAGTGAAGAAGATGGCTGTGTTTTCAACTCAGTTTTTTGTCCCTTTTGCAGTATGTCTAATTGCCTTGGAGTGAAGATCATGGCAACAGATGCATCAAATGTTCATTTACTTAACAAAGTAGGTTTCAATTGGATCCTGCATTTATTTGATGCGCCAAACTAAGAATAGCTTGTCTTTATCTTTGGTTGGTCCTGCTTTGGCAACAAATCTTAACCTCTGTTATTCTGAATACTGTTTCACTTGCAGATATTATTCTATACCGATTGTCTGGAATTTCAGAATCTTGAAGCGTCAAAGGACTTAGAACCTATGGATAAGGTAACCTTGTACCATATGTTTTTTCCGTTTTGTTATTAACCTTGTGAGCATGTGGCTTGACAGTCTCCCTTTACTTCAAAAAGTATATGGACTGCTACAGAAAAAATTGAGGttgtgtttgaaaaaataaataaatattacattaagcTCAAGCGATGAAGGATTGCAATGGGCTCGTTTGCAGCTTTGGTGCAAATTGTGCAACAGAAAGAAAACGTTAATATCACTAAAAAGATGATAGGTGTTCGTTTCATTTATTCTTCTCTGTTAGTGGTTGAATAATGTTTCTTTACATGGAAGCAGGATTTGTCGCCAGTAACCCGCACAGCCATGGATAAAACTGCCTTGTTGAACTCCCTTGGTAGATTCTCATATTCCCCACAACCTAATTCTGGAGGCTGGAGGACTACAAAGTCAAAGGTTTGTGATTTTGAAATGCTTTGGGCTTTATGGGCACAGGGCATTTTACCTGCGGAAAATTTGCATATCTGAAACTCATTTCTGTTGGCTGCAGTTGAGACTACCGAAGAGAGACGTGCTTTCTAATACGCAAGGTTAACAATGACCTAGGGTTCGACATTCTGATTTCCACCTCGAACAGTCTTCTACATGTTTATAATGCCATGAAAATCATTACGGGCTAGTGCGAAATCTAGCTTTTTCTGGAAATTTATATCTTGGGACAATTATGGATCATCTTAAACTAAGCGCGCAACGGCTGCAACTGGATTCTGAGTTAGGCTTCCCAGCTGCTGCATTGATCATGCCACTCTTGAGGGATAATTTCATCGCCTCAGCATCCAGTCTATCGAGGAAAT
It encodes the following:
- the LOC118042068 gene encoding uncharacterized protein isoform X1; protein product: MPRFTQTNPSAPPSKFSPKKMVKPTPVKSTNPNPKKSYHIGGIQVEFPYKPYGTQLAFMGRVISTLDRAQRDGHCHALLESPTGTGKSLSLLCSTLAWQQNYKLKNQYANLTHSTPNPEAITDPLAHGGGFVPESTPSSTEPTAAVELAQKVASNKKKKAVPKIYYASRTHSQISQVVNEFRKTTYRVPMAVLASRKHYCTNVHVNRKENIDEECKLLLKDKEAGCLQFKNANKVRGHPSLQKGGCHEVHDIEDLVKVGQVVKGCSYYAARSMADDAQLVFCPYNYIINPVIRGAMEVDIIGAILVLDEAHNIEDIARDAGSVDVEEDVLQKLQTELQELCPVDPMIYQPLYEMAQDLLSWIERRKNKLEKREFQHYCSCSIQICFGDGGLLHLLVSLAPMCYSWAGDKALREFQEANISQQCFPILLDCAKQAIKAATDTEAEVSHLSGMSVVLLEGLFSSLTYFFSRNGCQVSDFQLALRRYVKRDGKKAGDWTCTLSLWCLNPAVVFKDIADLSLSVILTSGTLSPMNSFSSELGVQFGTCLEAPHVVDVESQVCVSVISTSPDNYPLNASYKTADCYTFQDALGKSLEEICKIVPAGSLVFFPSYKLMEKLSNRWRETGQWSRLNARKPLFVEPRGGSQEDFDSILKGYYDCIRRDKRPALGRKRKVKKVDANHLDGTESTDNSEKGGASFLAVCRGKVSEGIDFSDDYARVVIVVGIPFPNINDIQVGLKKKYNDAYKTSKNLLGGNEWYCQQAFRALNQAVGRCIRHKFDYGSIILLDERYKEERNRVYISKWLRKSIQQYNNFDMSLEGLRSFFRNAKEKVGKNMEEFLLNSDANKEKNIPRMDQIVGHTRNKSQKRSNSDQYGEKIVSLTKCEGAVSKLKSQDDVEVQASIQIDDELESSQEIIDLECDSHIGSRCSEASFHEDPEITLVEETPGMGECGAAASPGFFSKDGNSSSTMMQAPNELADQGLVSLVSVTNQSAAPDKSQCSMLVTPEKELTITTCNLRPEVESSLNLSVNSHTQKRRKSMDLSLINLRGEQSDTSYAETPGCVSFTRSSVTSGDTNRRIVFGLETNCRERLSTKHASRLLPNSCATSCASSDSLMDKRLQISCSLCKSPLGRPENNLYVECSLTSSSKVHLASLVKERMERCAKNKSKCVPVLVTDISSVDQRLCNIALQDARQKGVWSEEDGCVFNSVFCPFCSMSNCLGVKIMATDASNVHLLNKILFYTDCLEFQNLEASKDLEPMDKDLSPVTRTAMDKTALLNSLGRFSYSPQPNSGGWRTTKSKLRLPKRDVLSNTQG
- the LOC118042068 gene encoding uncharacterized protein isoform X2 yields the protein MPRFTQTNPSAPPSKFSPKKMVKPTPVKSTNPNPKKSYHIGGIQVEFPYKPYGTQLAFMGRVISTLDRAQRDGHCHALLESPTGTGKSLSLLCSTLAWQQNYKLKNQYANLTHSTPNPEAITDPLAHGGGFVPESTPSSTEPTAAVELAQKVASNKKKKAVPKIYYASRTHSQISQVVNEFRKTTYRVPMAVLASRKHYCTNVHVNRKENIDEECKLLLKDKEAGCLQFKNANKVRGHPSLQKGGCHEVHDIEDLVKVGQVVKGCSYYAARSMADDAQLVFCPYNYIINPVIRGAMEVDIIGAILVLDEAHNIEDIARDAGSVDVEEDVLQKLQTELQELCPVDPMIYQPLYEMAQDLLSWIERRKNKLEKREFQHYCSCWAGDKALREFQEANISQQCFPILLDCAKQAIKAATDTEAEVSHLSGMSVVLLEGLFSSLTYFFSRNGCQVSDFQLALRRYVKRDGKKAGDWTCTLSLWCLNPAVVFKDIADLSLSVILTSGTLSPMNSFSSELGVQFGTCLEAPHVVDVESQVCVSVISTSPDNYPLNASYKTADCYTFQDALGKSLEEICKIVPAGSLVFFPSYKLMEKLSNRWRETGQWSRLNARKPLFVEPRGGSQEDFDSILKGYYDCIRRDKRPALGRKRKVKKVDANHLDGTESTDNSEKGGASFLAVCRGKVSEGIDFSDDYARVVIVVGIPFPNINDIQVGLKKKYNDAYKTSKNLLGGNEWYCQQAFRALNQAVGRCIRHKFDYGSIILLDERYKEERNRVYISKWLRKSIQQYNNFDMSLEGLRSFFRNAKEKVGKNMEEFLLNSDANKEKNIPRMDQIVGHTRNKSQKRSNSDQYGEKIVSLTKCEGAVSKLKSQDDVEVQASIQIDDELESSQEIIDLECDSHIGSRCSEASFHEDPEITLVEETPGMGECGAAASPGFFSKDGNSSSTMMQAPNELADQGLVSLVSVTNQSAAPDKSQCSMLVTPEKELTITTCNLRPEVESSLNLSVNSHTQKRRKSMDLSLINLRGEQSDTSYAETPGCVSFTRSSVTSGDTNRRIVFGLETNCRERLSTKHASRLLPNSCATSCASSDSLMDKRLQISCSLCKSPLGRPENNLYVECSLTSSSKVHLASLVKERMERCAKNKSKCVPVLVTDISSVDQRLCNIALQDARQKGVWSEEDGCVFNSVFCPFCSMSNCLGVKIMATDASNVHLLNKILFYTDCLEFQNLEASKDLEPMDKDLSPVTRTAMDKTALLNSLGRFSYSPQPNSGGWRTTKSKLRLPKRDVLSNTQG